From a single bacterium genomic region:
- a CDS encoding WD40 repeat domain-containing protein — protein sequence MAESANPSANTPADAPAPPPPATPARKTAGPKVMDHAGRMVSITVHLFLGAFLILLSILLRKGNIGLPHAVQVPLLNLLPHYPYLIGGIGVFLWARARGMAADFYTAEKKKDRHSPHAWKIPLIWAQAVFLYLLFIYAMVIGLNWGTPIENPMALAFFVFFFFIYVLVYVFEHARNRIPSIAGLRMAVVTLSLAALSALLWVGFQMVFPSLLLAFLALIGLFTSLFIRIKNVEQVGFWPKILFLVLSALLLAHVAWYSLPFGRDSYDYVSLNRAAQALSGEIPSLTYFQPGVHHEGTQLALTHRSEGNWTLELMNPDNLPQPILIPAGSDDFRSLFAMNGKYILADMVKDGTRAVWKVDTQTGKASRLQASGIEPFSDGVPWSERNGQLLYVTHSEEGKYLLKSLTLATNKSTLLMSASNPILTPSWVNVADPQRTPFWARYDEQVAYADGANGLFYVLDLRTMEKKPLKSDLERMEGEKFKPLGKVLEVVPSPDSFRYAYMTQDGNKTILWVVGSDGKKRDSLYETTAAISHLAWHPDSQRLIFQELHQGWHSWDMGFLRAYSNIKILDANQGGTVNLIPPQISHSAPAVSPDGVKVAFVAGDGLWYPTNQLGIWIANLR from the coding sequence GTGGCTGAATCCGCCAATCCATCCGCCAATACCCCTGCCGACGCCCCCGCACCCCCGCCGCCGGCGACCCCGGCCCGCAAAACAGCCGGCCCCAAGGTCATGGACCACGCCGGCCGCATGGTCTCCATTACCGTCCATTTGTTCCTCGGAGCCTTCTTGATCCTCTTGAGCATCTTGCTCCGCAAAGGGAACATCGGGCTGCCCCACGCTGTACAAGTCCCCCTCCTGAATCTTTTGCCTCATTACCCTTACCTGATCGGCGGCATCGGTGTATTCCTTTGGGCCAGGGCCCGTGGCATGGCCGCCGATTTTTATACCGCCGAAAAGAAGAAGGACCGACATTCACCCCACGCCTGGAAGATCCCCCTGATCTGGGCCCAAGCGGTCTTTTTATACCTTCTCTTCATCTACGCCATGGTCATCGGCCTGAATTGGGGAACGCCGATCGAGAATCCCATGGCACTGGCTTTTTTCGTCTTCTTTTTCTTCATCTATGTGCTCGTCTACGTCTTCGAGCACGCCCGCAACCGCATTCCTTCCATCGCCGGGCTTCGGATGGCGGTGGTCACCTTGTCCCTTGCCGCCCTTTCCGCGCTGCTTTGGGTTGGTTTTCAAATGGTCTTTCCCAGTCTCTTGCTCGCTTTCCTGGCCCTGATCGGCCTTTTCACCAGCCTCTTCATCCGGATCAAGAACGTGGAACAGGTCGGTTTCTGGCCCAAGATCCTTTTCCTCGTTCTTTCGGCCCTTCTTTTGGCCCACGTCGCCTGGTATTCCTTGCCCTTCGGGCGAGATTCCTATGACTATGTCTCCTTGAACCGTGCCGCCCAGGCACTCTCGGGTGAGATCCCTTCCCTGACCTATTTCCAGCCGGGGGTCCACCATGAAGGGACCCAGTTGGCCCTCACGCACAGATCGGAAGGGAACTGGACGCTTGAATTGATGAATCCCGATAACCTCCCCCAACCCATCCTCATCCCCGCCGGCTCCGATGATTTCCGTAGCCTCTTCGCCATGAACGGAAAATATATCCTGGCGGACATGGTCAAGGACGGGACCAGGGCCGTCTGGAAGGTCGACACCCAAACGGGCAAAGCGTCCCGGCTTCAAGCTTCCGGTATCGAACCCTTTTCCGATGGGGTTCCCTGGTCCGAAAGGAACGGCCAACTTCTCTATGTGACCCATTCGGAAGAAGGCAAGTACCTGCTCAAGAGCCTGACCCTCGCCACCAACAAGTCCACCCTTTTGATGTCCGCCTCGAACCCGATCCTGACCCCCTCCTGGGTGAACGTCGCGGACCCGCAAAGGACCCCTTTCTGGGCCCGTTATGACGAACAGGTGGCCTATGCCGACGGGGCGAACGGCCTTTTCTACGTCCTGGACCTGCGCACCATGGAAAAGAAACCCCTGAAATCGGACCTGGAACGCATGGAGGGCGAGAAGTTCAAGCCCCTAGGCAAGGTCCTGGAGGTCGTCCCCTCCCCGGACAGCTTCCGCTATGCCTACATGACCCAGGACGGGAACAAGACCATCCTTTGGGTGGTCGGGTCCGATGGAAAGAAGCGGGACAGCCTCTATGAGACCACCGCTGCCATCTCCCACCTGGCCTGGCACCCCGATTCCCAACGCTTGATCTTCCAGGAGCTCCATCAAGGCTGGCACAGTTGGGATATGGGCTTCCTCCGGGCCTACTCCAATATCAAGATCCTCGACGCCAACCAAGGAGGGACCGTTAATTTGATCCCACCCCAGATCTCCCATTCCGCACCGGCCGTTTCACCCGATGGGGTCAAGGTGGCTTTCGTCGCCGGCGATGGATTGTGGTATCCCACTAATCAACTAGGGATCTGGATCGCCAACCTCCGCTAA
- a CDS encoding BamA/TamA family outer membrane protein, which yields MRTKPISRPRLAFLAVLLLLFTAKPLFPFGFGHNKVRYHTGHHWKVIETPHFLVHYYEPCEELGKTAARDAEKAFQGTCQAFDFVPKNRIPLYIYATPLEFEETNITPQVLEEGVGGFTEVFKNRIAVPMDGSYHEFEKVLHHELTHAFQYDLIYGEGWRSVNLFKAVFVPTWMMEGMAEWNAQHLDAQGEMVLRDAILNDKIIPLNLMDSFEHFPQVYTAYKESQSILDYIDQIYGYDKVGQLFKRMAANQPPDAACKALLGIGLMDLYDQWRFYLRSKIWSRIEGMAAPERYGEKWGDGISRAAVSPDGRSLAFLRQDDLVLWTLPDKKEETLHHAHFDPKGNGLAWSPDGKNLAFCATENGEYRLETLEIASHKLTVHRIDGFPVLFSPVWTPDGGSIVLAGFDYQTVDLLRYDLSSRKATRWTDDQATENSPCLSPDGKTLFYIQEDEGRCRILSSPVDPQMGPGAAQVVAEGIGQVTGLHWAQGALYLTSNLNKAIFNLFRLEPATGTLTQLTDSFVDILNAVPAPDAGNFYAVLYQKGALGLYAFDAKALENTPAPPGSSGYLCNDFRDSLKVFPKPAVIVEKGSDTLNQDRDQPEIEPTRTVPTQPPLPPTHLDVTEATNIVQVQWAPGAGEGENIDSFRIYRSSVEKGPFSPVTTLTHVHQRHFVDYDVENGQTYFYYVTALNGVGESGPSPVVEAHPSFAETTQEDGFAFTPDILLFLAGYDSSFGFVGGGVVQMSDNLGDHRLGLLGDTIPGVRTGLEANYEFAQWRTTVDLDLYYYQNYFNIYDLQTGSIVNQYRNNENGFALNFTYPLTQDTRFEYGFGTQRFLGSPVYLQFSEGISNYAPADADKWDVANYYRLSFVQDKRTASNFWPSGGYALDLTLLHAPPILDSTVSFANVMTEAQWYVDFGFLNHLVWANRLIGMTSQGRDPQQFFIGNDAPFQAFFTTIRGYGGPTFFGSNLALYNTELRYPLATDMDFIPQPLSFLLIKDLELAGFLDLGAVADQIQQIPDSHLLASAGTGLRIYTFAYQRALILLRFDVAWRLDETAPPSFHFNLVPMF from the coding sequence ATGAGAACCAAACCCATCTCCCGACCCCGCCTAGCCTTCCTAGCGGTCCTCCTTCTTCTTTTTACCGCCAAACCCCTTTTCCCCTTCGGCTTCGGGCACAATAAGGTCCGTTACCACACCGGCCACCACTGGAAAGTGATCGAAACACCCCATTTCCTGGTGCACTATTACGAGCCCTGCGAAGAACTGGGAAAGACCGCGGCCCGCGACGCCGAAAAGGCCTTCCAGGGCACCTGCCAAGCCTTCGATTTCGTGCCAAAGAACAGGATCCCCCTCTATATCTACGCGACCCCGCTCGAGTTCGAGGAAACGAACATCACCCCCCAGGTCTTGGAGGAGGGGGTCGGCGGTTTCACGGAGGTCTTCAAGAACCGCATCGCGGTACCCATGGACGGGTCCTACCATGAATTCGAGAAGGTCCTGCACCACGAGCTCACCCACGCCTTCCAATACGACCTGATCTACGGGGAGGGCTGGCGTTCGGTGAACCTCTTCAAGGCCGTCTTTGTCCCCACTTGGATGATGGAGGGCATGGCCGAGTGGAATGCCCAGCACCTGGACGCCCAGGGCGAGATGGTCCTGCGGGACGCCATCCTGAACGATAAGATCATCCCCTTGAACCTGATGGATTCCTTCGAACATTTTCCCCAGGTCTATACCGCCTATAAAGAATCCCAAAGCATCCTGGACTACATCGACCAGATCTATGGCTACGATAAGGTCGGTCAACTGTTCAAGCGGATGGCCGCGAACCAGCCGCCCGACGCCGCCTGTAAAGCCCTCCTGGGGATCGGGCTGATGGACCTCTACGATCAATGGCGCTTTTACCTTCGCTCCAAGATCTGGTCCCGGATCGAGGGAATGGCGGCACCCGAGCGTTATGGGGAAAAATGGGGGGACGGGATCTCCCGGGCCGCCGTTTCGCCCGACGGGAGATCCTTGGCCTTCCTGCGGCAGGATGACTTGGTGCTCTGGACCCTTCCCGACAAGAAAGAAGAGACGCTTCATCACGCACACTTCGATCCCAAGGGGAACGGGCTCGCTTGGTCCCCGGACGGGAAAAACCTGGCCTTTTGCGCGACGGAGAATGGGGAATATCGCCTGGAAACCCTGGAGATCGCATCCCACAAGCTCACGGTCCATAGGATCGATGGATTCCCGGTCCTTTTTTCCCCGGTCTGGACCCCGGACGGCGGTTCCATCGTGCTGGCGGGCTTCGATTACCAGACCGTGGACCTATTGCGGTACGACCTGTCCAGCCGGAAGGCGACCCGTTGGACCGACGATCAAGCCACCGAGAATTCCCCGTGTCTTTCCCCGGATGGGAAGACCCTTTTTTACATCCAGGAGGATGAAGGGCGGTGCCGGATCCTCTCGTCCCCGGTCGACCCCCAAATGGGTCCGGGGGCGGCCCAGGTCGTCGCCGAGGGCATCGGCCAGGTCACGGGGCTTCATTGGGCCCAAGGAGCCCTCTACCTGACCAGCAACCTGAACAAGGCCATCTTCAACCTATTCCGGCTGGAACCGGCGACCGGAACCCTGACCCAACTCACCGATAGTTTCGTGGATATCCTGAACGCGGTCCCGGCTCCCGACGCAGGGAACTTCTACGCCGTTCTCTATCAAAAGGGGGCCCTGGGTCTTTACGCCTTCGACGCCAAAGCCCTCGAGAACACCCCGGCACCACCCGGGTCCAGCGGATATCTTTGCAATGATTTCCGTGATTCACTGAAGGTCTTCCCCAAACCGGCCGTGATCGTCGAAAAGGGATCCGACACCTTGAACCAGGACCGGGACCAACCCGAGATCGAACCGACCCGGACGGTCCCGACCCAACCACCCCTCCCCCCGACCCACTTGGATGTGACCGAAGCCACCAACATCGTGCAGGTCCAATGGGCCCCAGGCGCCGGGGAAGGGGAGAACATCGATTCGTTCCGCATCTACCGGTCGTCGGTCGAAAAGGGACCCTTCAGCCCCGTCACCACCCTGACCCACGTCCACCAAAGACACTTCGTCGATTATGACGTCGAGAACGGACAAACCTATTTTTACTACGTAACGGCCTTGAACGGCGTCGGGGAGAGCGGCCCCTCTCCGGTGGTGGAGGCGCACCCCAGCTTCGCCGAGACCACACAGGAGGACGGCTTCGCTTTCACGCCCGACATCCTGCTTTTCCTGGCGGGCTACGACAGTTCCTTCGGCTTCGTGGGCGGGGGAGTGGTCCAGATGAGCGACAATCTGGGCGACCACCGGTTGGGACTGCTGGGGGACACCATTCCAGGGGTCCGTACCGGACTTGAGGCCAATTATGAATTCGCCCAGTGGAGGACGACCGTCGATCTGGACCTTTATTACTATCAGAACTATTTCAACATCTATGACCTGCAGACAGGGAGCATCGTGAACCAATACCGGAACAACGAGAACGGCTTCGCCCTGAATTTCACCTATCCGCTGACCCAGGACACCCGTTTCGAGTACGGCTTCGGCACCCAGCGGTTCTTGGGCAGTCCGGTCTACCTGCAGTTCTCCGAAGGCATCTCCAATTATGCCCCTGCCGACGCCGACAAGTGGGATGTGGCGAACTACTATCGCCTTTCCTTCGTCCAGGACAAGCGGACCGCCTCGAATTTCTGGCCCAGTGGAGGTTACGCCCTCGACCTGACCCTGCTCCACGCGCCGCCCATCTTGGATTCCACTGTTTCCTTCGCCAACGTCATGACCGAGGCCCAATGGTACGTGGATTTCGGGTTCCTGAACCACTTGGTGTGGGCCAACCGCCTGATCGGAATGACCTCCCAGGGAAGGGACCCTCAACAATTCTTCATCGGGAACGACGCACCCTTCCAAGCCTTCTTTACGACCATCCGGGGCTACGGCGGGCCCACCTTTTTTGGGAGCAATCTCGCTCTCTATAACACCGAATTGCGCTATCCATTGGCCACGGACATGGATTTCATACCCCAGCCCCTGTCCTTCCTCCTGATCAAGGACCTGGAACTGGCGGGATTCCTCGATCTGGGCGCCGTCGCCGACCAGATCCAGCAGATCCCCGATTCACACCTGCTGGCCAGCGCCGGAACAGGCCTTCGGATCTACACCTTTGCCTACCAAAGGGCCCTGATCCTTTTGCGGTTCGACGTGGCCTGGCGGTTGGACGAAACCGCCCCGCCTTCCTTTCATTTCAACCTGGTCCCCATGTTCTAG
- a CDS encoding D-glycerate dehydrogenase, producing MRPKVLITSKIPSVAFTRLKSRFQVTWNKSQLTEDQLAARIRPYHALLSTLADPITARVLQQAPQLRCVANYAVGFNNIDLDEAKKRGIWVTNTPDVLTEATADIAWALILACARRLPEGEEMIHRGRFKGWHPLMLRGLDLEGKTLGLFGFGRIGKATARRAKGWNMRILYHQRNKEKGSVEKAYGARFVTFQTLLKESDILSLHAPLTPETFHRFTSSEFRKMRPNSIFINTSRGALHSEKDLILALKKGPLFAAGLDVYEKEPKIERGLLDRPNAVLLPHLGSATLKTRDRMAELCAENIRRVLLGHRPLTPIFNIKSGK from the coding sequence GTGAGGCCGAAAGTCCTCATCACCAGCAAGATCCCTTCCGTTGCTTTTACCCGCCTGAAGAGCCGTTTTCAGGTCACTTGGAACAAATCCCAACTGACCGAAGACCAACTTGCCGCCCGCATTCGTCCTTACCATGCCCTTTTATCCACATTGGCTGACCCCATCACCGCCCGTGTACTTCAACAAGCGCCCCAACTTCGGTGCGTCGCCAATTACGCGGTCGGCTTCAATAACATCGACCTGGATGAAGCTAAAAAGCGTGGAATATGGGTGACCAACACCCCCGATGTCTTGACCGAAGCGACCGCCGATATCGCTTGGGCCCTGATCCTGGCCTGTGCCCGGCGTCTTCCCGAAGGGGAAGAAATGATCCACCGCGGCCGCTTCAAGGGCTGGCATCCCTTGATGCTGCGGGGATTGGACCTGGAAGGGAAGACCTTGGGGCTCTTTGGCTTTGGCCGTATCGGCAAGGCAACCGCCCGTCGGGCCAAGGGTTGGAATATGCGGATCCTTTACCACCAACGGAACAAGGAAAAGGGAAGCGTCGAAAAAGCCTACGGGGCCAGGTTCGTTACATTCCAAACACTCCTCAAAGAGTCCGACATCCTCAGCCTTCATGCACCCTTGACCCCCGAGACCTTCCACCGGTTCACTTCAAGTGAATTCCGGAAAATGAGACCCAATTCCATATTCATCAATACATCGCGTGGCGCTCTCCACAGCGAAAAGGACCTGATCCTCGCCCTGAAAAAAGGACCCCTTTTCGCAGCCGGGTTGGACGTCTACGAGAAGGAACCTAAGATCGAGAGGGGACTGCTGGACCGGCCCAACGCCGTCCTTTTGCCCCATCTAGGAAGTGCCACCTTGAAGACGCGTGACCGGATGGCCGAGCTTTGTGCCGAAAATATCCGCAGGGTCCTCTTGGGTCACCGCCCTTTGACCCCCATTTTCAATATAAAATCAGGCAAATAG
- a CDS encoding alpha/beta hydrolase — translation MELRSKVIGTGRPFVFLHAFPLSHELFDDWSGIEGFELILPDFPGFGLTPLYPEEPTLDRVAEALAEHLKHMGIHEKIVLGGISMGGYWAFEFLRLYPEMVGKLLLASTRPGPDKPEGRAGRLTMADRVLQQGTEFMVDAMTPALLGKTTLAQGDRITGRLAQWIRVTRPEAVAGAQRAMAQRRDQTEFLTSLQVPTLILAGAEDTLIPPAEAHRMKELIPNSQLVTIEKAGHLLPLEAPRIFQSSIESFVRSSAEKGS, via the coding sequence ATGGAGCTTCGTTCAAAGGTCATCGGGACCGGCCGTCCTTTTGTTTTTCTCCACGCCTTCCCTTTATCGCACGAATTATTCGATGATTGGTCCGGGATCGAAGGATTTGAGCTGATATTGCCGGATTTTCCAGGATTCGGACTGACACCGTTGTACCCAGAAGAACCAACCCTGGATCGAGTAGCCGAGGCCCTCGCGGAACACCTGAAACACATGGGGATCCATGAAAAGATCGTTCTGGGAGGGATCTCCATGGGCGGTTACTGGGCTTTTGAATTCCTGCGACTCTATCCGGAAATGGTCGGAAAATTGCTCCTGGCCTCGACGCGCCCGGGTCCGGACAAACCCGAAGGACGTGCGGGCCGTTTGACGATGGCGGATCGGGTCCTGCAGCAAGGTACGGAGTTCATGGTGGACGCTATGACACCGGCCCTTTTGGGTAAAACGACCTTGGCCCAAGGGGACCGAATTACCGGGCGTTTGGCCCAATGGATCCGAGTGACCCGTCCTGAAGCGGTGGCCGGCGCCCAAAGGGCCATGGCCCAACGCCGTGATCAAACCGAATTCCTTACAAGCCTACAGGTCCCGACCTTGATCCTAGCGGGCGCCGAAGACACCTTGATCCCGCCCGCAGAGGCCCATCGCATGAAAGAACTCATCCCAAACTCCCAGTTGGTGACCATTGAGAAGGCGGGGCATTTGCTGCCCCTGGAAGCTCCCAGAATTTTCCAAAGTTCCATCGAAAGTTTCGTTCGATCTTCGGCCGAAAAAGGCAGTTGA
- a CDS encoding tyrosine-type recombinase/integrase has translation MNDSTSPHSRSNQADLLSLPPYDGFLSLCKSKHTRDNYQQDLKVLKAFLEGAGLSGPPEATPEQMVRFAASLTKPGITPMGKPRGPYSTRTMKRILASTRSFYRYLASIQRISTDPTAVFHNLAIRSPQRNPRPLAPQDRDLLVKNLRTGALEDQRTSLTVLFGYHCGLRVSEIANLKTEDLDLTRGLVTVIGKGDKERIVPMTDALIHLIKLYLRQERPPSAYLFTSPRHTNKAIHPDYLEGWVKKAALWAGLPQAQDLTVHVLRHSFGTQLAESGASVYEIRDLMGHSSITVSENYVKLASQSAQAAHRKAFGQKLATHPMRIEGLFGIRSVLEKFRGLPKS, from the coding sequence ATGAACGACTCCACGAGCCCACATTCCAGGTCGAACCAGGCCGACCTGCTCTCCTTGCCGCCCTACGATGGCTTCTTGAGCCTTTGTAAGTCGAAGCATACCCGGGACAATTACCAGCAGGATCTAAAGGTCTTAAAGGCTTTCCTCGAAGGCGCGGGATTATCCGGTCCACCGGAAGCCACCCCGGAACAAATGGTCCGTTTCGCCGCCTCTTTGACCAAGCCTGGAATAACACCCATGGGCAAACCACGGGGACCCTATTCGACCAGGACCATGAAGCGGATATTGGCCTCCACCCGGTCCTTTTACCGCTATTTGGCCTCCATCCAGAGGATCAGCACCGACCCTACGGCCGTTTTCCACAATCTGGCCATCCGGAGTCCACAGCGAAACCCGAGGCCCTTGGCTCCCCAGGATCGGGATCTCTTGGTCAAGAACCTGAGAACCGGCGCTCTCGAGGACCAAAGGACCAGCTTGACCGTCCTTTTCGGCTACCATTGCGGTCTCAGGGTTTCCGAGATCGCCAACCTCAAGACCGAGGACCTGGACCTGACCCGCGGGTTGGTCACCGTCATCGGTAAGGGTGACAAGGAACGAATCGTTCCGATGACCGATGCCCTGATCCATCTGATCAAACTTTATTTACGCCAGGAAAGGCCTCCCAGTGCCTATCTTTTTACGAGTCCGCGCCACACGAACAAGGCCATCCATCCTGATTATCTTGAAGGTTGGGTCAAAAAAGCCGCCCTCTGGGCCGGTTTACCACAAGCCCAGGACCTGACCGTGCATGTCCTCCGACACTCATTTGGGACCCAATTGGCCGAATCAGGGGCTAGCGTCTATGAGATCCGGGATTTGATGGGCCATTCCAGTATCACGGTCAGCGAAAATTACGTCAAACTGGCTTCCCAAAGCGCTCAAGCCGCCCATCGAAAGGCTTTTGGGCAAAAGCTTGCGACACATCCGATGCGGATCGAAGGCCTCTTCGGCATTCGATCCGTTCTGGAGAAATTCCGTGGGCTTCCCAAGAGCTGA
- a CDS encoding aminotransferase class I/II-fold pyridoxal phosphate-dependent enzyme: MGVKLTFSHRTPEDLTPNDWALSRPEGVPILDLTLSNPTECGLNYPQDLLDPLVKATSLRYDPQPFGSKTAREALARFLSRKESPVDPENLVLTASTSEAYSFLFKLLADPGDHFFYRVPGYPLLEHLARLEGLQLNPCPSLPEPGWPLDPHPLSRKPQANCRGFIL; encoded by the coding sequence ATGGGGGTGAAATTGACCTTTTCTCATCGAACACCGGAAGATTTAACTCCCAATGACTGGGCCCTCAGCCGACCTGAGGGCGTCCCGATCCTGGATTTGACCCTTTCCAACCCCACGGAATGCGGCCTCAATTATCCTCAAGATCTTTTGGATCCCTTGGTCAAGGCCACTTCCCTGCGTTATGACCCTCAACCCTTTGGGTCCAAAACGGCCAGAGAGGCCTTGGCTCGCTTTCTTTCACGCAAGGAAAGCCCCGTGGACCCCGAAAACCTTGTGCTGACCGCCAGCACCAGCGAGGCCTATTCCTTTCTTTTTAAGCTTCTTGCCGATCCGGGAGATCATTTTTTCTATCGGGTCCCGGGATATCCCCTTTTGGAGCATTTAGCCCGCCTGGAAGGGCTCCAACTGAACCCTTGCCCTTCCCTACCCGAACCAGGATGGCCTTTGGACCCGCATCCGCTCTCCAGGAAACCCCAAGCCAATTGCCGGGGATTCATTCTG